A DNA window from Hoplias malabaricus isolate fHopMal1 chromosome 5, fHopMal1.hap1, whole genome shotgun sequence contains the following coding sequences:
- the draxina gene encoding draxin isoform X2, with product MKSSWCLPFALLLATFTPPSKSSDSLPGNPKRGVRQPFSTNKNALQDPEAALPHGAHRRRQGILSHRPLQPAARPEDDGPGLEGLSPVRLEMGPGEREKGHGGLRGHSHMRDKHPLGGEFTRKGRRHGHQVEHRRNSRRDKIRGKGFFPDPNAELGSLMKDFDALDDGSYMLSPNHHTAMATESPSPASRIPVATAMNEHPPTLPPASTKPQASRGKAQGEVLPTLDMALFDWTDYEDMKPVDNWPSNKKKDKRRSKNMSNGNTTDADIIEPCDHHLDCLPGSCCDLRQHECKLHNRGLNNKCYDDCMCEEGLRCYAKFHRKRRVTRRRGRCVEPDSADSDQGAFISI from the exons ATGAAATCCAGCTGGTGTTTACCCTTTGCCCTCCTCCTTGCAACCTTCACCCCTCCCTCAAAAAGCAGCGACAGCCTGCCAGGGAACCCCAAGCGGGGTGTCAGGCAGCCTTTTAGTACCAATAAAAATGCCCTGCAGGACCCAGAGGCAGCTCTGCCTCATGGAGCTCACCGGAGGAGGCAGGGCATACTATCCCACAGGCCCCTACAGCCAGCTGCACGGCCTGAGGACGACGGACCGGGCCTGGAGGGCTTGAGCCCTGTCAGGCTGGAGATGGGGCCGGGAGAACGGGAGAAAGGTCATGGCGGGCTCAGAGGTCACTCTCATATGAGGGACAAACACCCTCTAGGAGGAGAGTTTACACGCAAAGGCAGAAGACATGGGCACCAGGTCGAGCACCGGAGAAACAGCCGCAGAGACAAGATCAGAGGAAAAG GGTTCTTCCCTGACCCTAACGCAGAATTAGGCTCTTTGATGAAGGACTTCGATGCACTGGATGACGGCTCCTACATGCTCTCACCCAATCACCACACAGCTATGGCCACAGAGAGCCCCTCCCCCGCCTCCCGCATCCCGGTTGCCACAGCAATGAACGAGCATCCCCCAACTCTACCCCCAGCCTCCACCAAACCCCAG GCAAGTCGAGGGAAAGCTCAAGGTGAAGTGCTGCCCACTCTGGACATGGCTCTTTTTGACTGGACAGACTATGAAGACATGAAGCCCGTGGACAACTGGCCGTCCAACAAGAAAAAAG ACAAGAGACGTAGCAAGAACATGAGCAATGGCAACACGACTGATGCTGACATCATCGAACCATGTGACCATCACCTCGACTGCCTCCCTG GGTCCTGCTGTGACCTCAGGCAGCACGAATGCAAACTCCACAACCGCGGCCTCAACAACAAGTGCTACGATGACTGCATGTGTGAAGAGG GTCTCCGCTGCTATGCTAAATTCCACCGCAAGCGAAGGGTGACCCGAAGGCGTGGACGCTGTGTGGAGCCAGACTCTGCTGACAGTGACCAGGGAGCTTTCATCagtatctga
- the draxina gene encoding draxin isoform X1, with product MKSSWCLPFALLLATFTPPSKSSDSLPGNPKRGVRQPFSTNKNALQDPEAALPHGAHRRRQGILSHRPLQPAARPEDDGPGLEGLSPVRLEMGPGEREKGHGGLRGHSHMRDKHPLGGEFTRKGRRHGHQVEHRRNSRRDKIRGKGFFPDPNAELGSLMKDFDALDDGSYMLSPNHHTAMATESPSPASRIPVATAMNEHPPTLPPASTKPQKASRGKAQGEVLPTLDMALFDWTDYEDMKPVDNWPSNKKKDKRRSKNMSNGNTTDADIIEPCDHHLDCLPGSCCDLRQHECKLHNRGLNNKCYDDCMCEEGLRCYAKFHRKRRVTRRRGRCVEPDSADSDQGAFISI from the exons ATGAAATCCAGCTGGTGTTTACCCTTTGCCCTCCTCCTTGCAACCTTCACCCCTCCCTCAAAAAGCAGCGACAGCCTGCCAGGGAACCCCAAGCGGGGTGTCAGGCAGCCTTTTAGTACCAATAAAAATGCCCTGCAGGACCCAGAGGCAGCTCTGCCTCATGGAGCTCACCGGAGGAGGCAGGGCATACTATCCCACAGGCCCCTACAGCCAGCTGCACGGCCTGAGGACGACGGACCGGGCCTGGAGGGCTTGAGCCCTGTCAGGCTGGAGATGGGGCCGGGAGAACGGGAGAAAGGTCATGGCGGGCTCAGAGGTCACTCTCATATGAGGGACAAACACCCTCTAGGAGGAGAGTTTACACGCAAAGGCAGAAGACATGGGCACCAGGTCGAGCACCGGAGAAACAGCCGCAGAGACAAGATCAGAGGAAAAG GGTTCTTCCCTGACCCTAACGCAGAATTAGGCTCTTTGATGAAGGACTTCGATGCACTGGATGACGGCTCCTACATGCTCTCACCCAATCACCACACAGCTATGGCCACAGAGAGCCCCTCCCCCGCCTCCCGCATCCCGGTTGCCACAGCAATGAACGAGCATCCCCCAACTCTACCCCCAGCCTCCACCAAACCCCAG AAGGCAAGTCGAGGGAAAGCTCAAGGTGAAGTGCTGCCCACTCTGGACATGGCTCTTTTTGACTGGACAGACTATGAAGACATGAAGCCCGTGGACAACTGGCCGTCCAACAAGAAAAAAG ACAAGAGACGTAGCAAGAACATGAGCAATGGCAACACGACTGATGCTGACATCATCGAACCATGTGACCATCACCTCGACTGCCTCCCTG GGTCCTGCTGTGACCTCAGGCAGCACGAATGCAAACTCCACAACCGCGGCCTCAACAACAAGTGCTACGATGACTGCATGTGTGAAGAGG GTCTCCGCTGCTATGCTAAATTCCACCGCAAGCGAAGGGTGACCCGAAGGCGTGGACGCTGTGTGGAGCCAGACTCTGCTGACAGTGACCAGGGAGCTTTCATCagtatctga